Genomic segment of Canis lupus dingo isolate Sandy chromosome 9, ASM325472v2, whole genome shotgun sequence:
AGATGCCCGGATGCAGCTCGCAGGTCCACAGCTCTCCTGGGCAGCAGGCATCCTGCTCCTGATGGCAGCCCCCCAGCTGTGGCCCCGGCGCTggggggctgagggcaggtgctgAGTGGGCAGCCCCGGGAAGGGCAGATGGGGGCGCTGACAGCCCGAGCCGGGGTTCCTGAGCCCCCTGCCCTGTTACAGTGCAGCTGCTCAAGTCCACGGACCTAGGCCGCCACAGCCTCCTGTACCTGGAGGAGGTTGGCCACGGCTGGTTCGGGAAGGTGAGTGGCTGACCCCAGGGGCGGGCTGGTGCGCGCTGACGCCGGGGGCCAGTCTCCTGCCCGGCAGGCACAGGGGCAGGATGGAGACCCCCTCCCGGGGGCGTCCCTTCCGGGCAAGTCCTGGTGTCAGATGCTGGGAGGCGCCCTGGGAGCGCCGGGTTGGGGGCGGCGCGGGGTCTTGGTCCTGGCTGCTCCCCGATCCCCAGCCTGGGGATCCCCACTTCCTCCCTGCGGACCCCCAGAGAGAGCCGGAACAGCCGGGGCCTTGGGATGAGCACGAAAGGGAGGATGTTACAGCCGGGAGGGTTCCCCCAGGAGGGGCCCAGAGCCCCTTCTGCAGATGAGTAAAGCAAGGCTTCCAGGTCGGGGCTCGGGGGGAGCGAGGAAGGACAGGGCCGCCGTGACGCCTGCCCCCACAGGTGTTCCTCGGGGAGGTGAACTCGGGCATCAGCAGCACCCAGGTGGTGGTGAAGGAGCTGAAGGCGAGCGCCAGCGTGCAGGAGCAGATGCAGTTCCTGGAGGAGGCTCAGCCCTACAGGTGGGTGGCACCTGGGGCCGGGCGGTGGCAGGCGGGGGCTGCCGGGCACGGGGCCCTGTGAACAAAGGCAAGCTCTGTGctgtccctgctcctcccctacccctgcagagccagcccccctccccgcccgcccgccccctcctGGCCTGAGTTCGAGTCAGGGGGGCAGCCTGTTGGCTCCTGCAGGGCCCTGCAGCACAGCAACCTGCTCCAGTGCCTGGCCCAGTGCGCGGAGGTGACGCCCTACCTGCTGGTGATGGAGTTCTGCCCCATGGTGAGTGGCCGCTCCCGCCTCCATCCCCTGCTCCCTGAGCAGGCCGGGGCGCATGCCCACCACGTCCCGCTGCGTCTGGGCCCCGCCGCCTGTCCCGCTCAGTTAGGACGCTTTCCTGCAAGCCCTCACCTCTGCGTCCTGGGCCTCACGTGGCCCATGTTCCtcccagggcgtgaccttggCTGCCCTCGCCCCCCGTGGCTCCAGGCGTGCTgcaggctccccccccccctccccccgccccgtctGCCAGTCTGGTTTCTGGACGACTCTGGGCCGTAGCTGTGACCTCCGGCTTCCCCAGCGGCTGGGCCCTTGCTGGAGCCGGGCGGTGTCCGCAGGTCAAGGCTGTGCCCGCTGATGCTCGGGTCGTCTGCCCTGGGCCAGCAGTGAGGTGGCGAGCACATGGGCCCCAGGGCGGTACACGGGGCATGCTCCTGTGGCCCCGGGCCCTCCACCCGTGGGGTTGTCCTCCCGCGAGCAGGCCACTGGGGCAGACCTCGTGGCTGTGGGATGGCTGTGCGGCCACCAggccctgggggggaggggcgcctggggggctggCCGGGGTGCCCGCCCCGATCGGCGCATGACGGTGCCGCCTTTCTTGGCAGGGGGACCTCAAGGGGTATCTGCGGAGCTGCCGGGTGGCAGAGTCCATGGCGCCTGACCCCCTGACCCTGCAGCGCATGGCCTGTGAGGTGGCCTGTGGGGTCCTACACCTGCATCGCAACAACTACGTGCACAGGTGAGGGCGGGGCAGGGTGCCGGCTCTCCGGGCGTCCCCGTGGGGCTCAGGGCGGCTCTTGCCCTCGCGCCGAGGGGCCCTGGGTTCCCGTCTTGGGGCTGTGTGAGGCTCAGCTGGTCCATCTTTATTCAGCCTTTAGGGACCATGGTGCTTTAATGAAGACCAGACAGACGGGGCGCGGGGTGGGGACCTGCTTCTGCAGGATGTCAGGCTGGCCCGGGCGAGCACAGGCAGGGCCCAAGGCCCATCCACCGTCCCTGGGGTGGCCCCACACTGGCCCTTGCTGGCCTCTGGATCCCTAGGCCCCGGGGGAGGGATGGCTCTGTTCTGCTTCCCACCCTGGCCCTGGAAGTCAGAAAGATGGACCAGGGTGCCCAGCCCAGGGGGACGTGCCAGAAGAAGTGGCGATGGACAAACGGCCCACCGGCCCCGGACGCCGCACGGGCCGTCCTCCCCAACAATATCCTGGTGCTGAGTGATGACACATGCAACTCCAGCATCAGTGATTTTGTTGAAGAGGGCAGCTGCCAGCCTCCCGACCTGCCCGCCGGGCCCACCCAGGGGGCCCAAGCACCCGCACGCCCCACAGGCGCGGGCCCGTCTGTGGCCCCCGGTGGATGTGCGCTGACCCCACCTTTGCCGTAGGGGCCCATGCCCCCCACACCCTGTGGCCCCCGAGCAGGTTGGGGGGAGGTCCGCAGCCCTGGGCCCGCCGTGCTCCAGGGGGGCACTCCTACCCCTACCCTGTCCTGGGCCAGGAGGGGCCCAGCCCCGTGTGAGCAGGGCCGGCCCGGATGCCCTGGGCTGCTCAGACCCCAGGGTGCCGGTTGCCGAGGGGGAGGGTGGAGCGGGCGGGAAGAAAGCCTGCGGTgtccctggctggctggctcccgaggggtggctcagtgggcaggGGGTCGGAAGCCAGGACAACAGCAGGGGTCAGGAGGGAGGGGCTCCAGCAGGGCCGTCCGGGCCCCCGTGCGTGCTCccgccctccctgggcctcatttTCCTTGTCTGTGGTGTAGCGTGTGCGGCCCGTCCCCGTGGGCCCCCGGGGCGCCCAGTgctgggccagggagggggctcGGGGCAGCTGGGGGGACAGGCTGCCTCTCAGATGCCCCTTCCCACCCGCTCGTGAGCGACAAGGCCTCGGGGACACGcggcccgccccgcggccccgctgCCCCCCACGGGCCCTGCCGCTGACCCACACCCTCCCGCCCTCTAGCGACCTGGCCCTGAGGAACTGCCTGCTTGCGGCTGACCTGACGGTGAAGATCGGCGACTACGGCCTGTCCCACGGCAAATACAGAGTAAGAGCGCGGGGCCGCGTGGGGGGCAGGGCCAGCCGCCCGGCGCCCCCGGGTAACGCCGCCCCTGCGCCGCAGGAGGACTACTTCGTGACCGCCGACCAGCTGTGGGTGCCACTGCGCTGGATCGCACCCGAGCTGGTGGACGAGGTTCACTGCAACCTGCTGGTGGTGGACCAGACCAAGGCCAGCAACGTGTGGTGAGTGGGGGGTCGGCGGCGCTGGAGGACACGCCTAGGGAGACCCCGAGGCCGCCAGGCCCTGGTGTGTGGGTGCGTGTCCGGCCAGGACGCGGGGCCTGCCGGGTTCCAGGGGGCAGAGACGTGGGATGACCTGCTCATCTGCCCACCTCACCTCTCCATGGCCCCCCGGGGAGCTGGCGGGGCTGCTGGGCCACCTGTAGCCCACGGTCCTGCCCCTCCCAGATCCACGGACACCCACAGACCCCAGGCCCGAGCACACGTTCAGGTGGGGAGGCCACCGGGACTGAGACGGGGCCTCAGCGTGGCCCCCGCTGTCTGCGAGCAGGCCGGGCTCTCCTGTCTGTAGTCTggagcccccctcctccctgagcACCCGGCACCGGGCGGGGCACAGAGGGGCACGCAGACCTGGGACTGCAGCTGCCAGAGGCTCTGGCACAGTggtcccctcttccttctccacctctCCCTTGCACCCTGCCAGCCTGTAGCTCCCGGGGCCTGTCtggcctccctctgctcccattgAGTGCTCAGAGCCTGGACCCATGGACCCCCCCCTTCCTGAGCACCCCGGGGCGTTTCCCCTAGTGCATCAGCACTGCACCCCTGTCCCCTGCCGGCCCATCCTGACTGGGGTCCTCTGGGTGGCTCTGCTTCGGGCCGCCCGACTTCTCTGTTCCTTATGCTCTGGGTCTCTGGGGTCAGCCTGGGCCTGGAAGCTGGGGGAAGGACCACGGAAGGAACCCAGGTGCCATTTCCCAGCCCTGGAGGCTGCGGCCGCCCCTGCCCACTCCCTGGGCCCATGCGTGTTGTGGACCTAGACCCCCCCTCTGCCATCACCGGGCCCCTAGCACCAGGAGCCTCACCGGGTCGCTCCAACCCCTGGTGCAGTGTCCAGCCTTCACCGCGGCAGTGAACAGATCGACAAGTGAATGGACTTGGGTTTGGGGAAAGGCCGGCGTGGCTTTTATTTGCCTGGGTGACCTGGGCGCCGCCTTGGGCCTGGCCGGGTCGTGCATCCTGCCAGTTTACCCAAGGACCGTGCTACCCTTTGGGAGGGGCGTCCGTAGGATGCTGGCGGGATGACAGGAGCTGCCCTGTGGTGGCCGAGGCTCTGAGACCCCGGGCAGCCACGCCAGCCCCCTCTGAGGGCCGTCGTCTCCGCAGGTCCCTGGGCGTGACCATCTGGGAGCTCTTCGAGCTGGGTGCGCAGCCCTACCCGCACCACTCAGACCGGCAGGTGCTGGCTTACGCTGTCCGGGAGCAGCAGCTCAAGCTTCCCAAGCCCCAGCTGCAGCTGACTCTGTCTGACCGCTGGTGAGGACCCTGGGATGCCAGGCTGGGTGGAGCGTCCCCAGCCGGAGGGGCGAGACCGAGTCTGACGGCCTGGGTTTCCAGCTCACGCCAGCTCCCCCTCTGCCCAGCACTGACCTCTGGGCCCTGTCCTGTGCCCACGGCCCAAGTGGTCTCTTTACCCAAAACACAAACGCACCTGCGGCCAGGGTGGGGGCGAACTAAGGGGAGAGCCCTGTGCCCACCACTTTGGGAGAGTTGGGGTGTCTGGGAGTGAGCTGGAGGCTCTCTTCCCTGTCCTTGGGGGATTCTGGGTAGGAGGAGAGGCCCCAGACCTTGGTGCAGAGGGCCGCTCCACTCGTCCCGGCGGGGACTGGCGTCCAGGCTGGCGGtgccctggggcagcaggtgggcgggcgcgcgggcagggcctgagccctgggcctcCCTCCGCGCAGGTACGAGGTGATGCAGTTCTGTTGGCTGCAGCCTGAGCAGCGGCCCACGGCCGAGGAGGTGCACCTGCTGCTGTCGTACCTCTGCGCCAAGGGCGCCACTGAGGCGGAGGAGGAGTTTGAGCAGCGCTGGCGCTCCCTGCGGccgggtgggggtggcgggggcccCGGGCTGGCCGGCCTGGCTCTGGGGGGCGCGGGCGAGCTCGCGGCCACCTCGTCCTTCCCGCTGCTGGAACAGTTCGCGGGCGACGGCTTCCACGCGGATGGGGATGACGTGCTGACCGTGACCGAGACCAGCCGCGGCCTCAACTTCGAGTACAAGTGGGAAGCGGGCCGCGGCGCCGAGGCATTCCCCCCGCCCGGGGGTGCGGGGAGCCCCGGCCGCGCCTCGCGCCTGGAGCTCTGTGCCCCTGACGGCGCGCCCCCCGGCGTGGTGCCCGTGCTCAGTGCGCACAGCCCCTCACTGGGTAGCGAGTACTTCATCCGGCTGGAGGAGCCCACACCCGCCGCCGGCCACGAGCCTGACTGCGCTggctgcacccccagccccctcGCCGCGGACCTGCTCCCCGACGCCGGTGACCAGGACAATGACTCAGAGGGCAGCACTGCCGCCTCGTTGGCCATGGAGCCGCTGTTGGGCCACGAGCCGCCCGCTGAGGGGTCCTGGGGCCACTGTGACTACTATGGGCGGGGGAGCCATGCCCGAGACCCGCCCTGCCCGCTGGGCTCGCCATCACCGGGGACCCTCGGGTTGGCACAGCCTGGGGAGGAGGACACCGACTGGGGCGCGGCTGCCTTCTGCCCACCCTTCTTGGAGGACCCATTGGGCACGTCCCCCTCGGGAAGCTCTGGGGCTCGGCCGTCcccgggtggggaggaggtgggggaggccgAGGCATGCAGGGCCGCCCAGCTCAGGCACTGGAGTTCCAACGTGTCCGCCAATAACAACAGTGGCAGCCGAGCACCAGGCCCCTGGGCCCCGGGATGTGTGGGGGGCTGCATGGGCTGTTGCCTGGGCGCAGAACACGCCCTACAGGCTGTCCCTGAGCTGGCACGCCCCCTGGCCCTGGAGGACGCCAGAGAGCCTCTCCTCAGGCTGCAGGGGGCCTCCTCTGGCCTGGAGCTAGGCCGCTGCCTTGGCCCCCCTCATCTGTGTCCTGCTGGGGGCCTggcacctgccacctgcctggtGACCTCGTCCTGGACACAGGGGGCTGTGGGCTGGGGTGACAGCCCCCAGACAGAGCCCAGGCTTGCTGAGGAGGCCGAGGGCTCCAGCAGAGCTCAGCGACCCCTTCCCTCCATCCCAGCCCCATCCCAAGAGGGAGCCCTGCTGCCTGCCGAGGAGGCTGGTGCCCTCGCCACCCTGCCTGCCTTGCCCCTGCCTGCTGGCAGCTGGGAGACTGCCCCTGAGGTAGCCCCGAGCCCAGAGAGCCGCACTGGTTCCCCTGGGCTGGAGGCGCCAGTCAGAGAGGATGAGGACACAACAGAGGCCACTTCCGGCGTCTTCACGGACTTGTCCAGCGATGGCCCACCTGCGGGGAAGCTGGATGTGACGCCGGCCTTCTGCTCCCTGCAGAAGCAGGTGGGGACCCCTGACTCCGTAGACTCCCTGGATATCCCATCTTCTGCCAGCGATGGCGGTGGCTGCGAGGTCTTCAGCCCGTTGGTCACTGGCACTCCCGGCGGGCAGCCCCGAGCTCTGGACAGTGGCTATGACACGGAGAACTATGAGTCCCCGGAGTTCGTGCTCAAGGAGGCACACGAGCCGTGTGAGCCCGAGGCCTTTGGGGAGCTGGTCTCCGAGGGTGAGAGCCCCGGGCCCAAGACTCAGCTCCCCACCTCCCTCGGCGGCTTTGGGGAGAAGAACCCCTACCGTGACTCAGCCTACTTTTCGGACCTCGACACAGATCCCGAGGCCAGTTCGGGCCCCCCGGAGAAGGGAGGAGGTGCCCTGGCCTCCAGGCTAGAACTGGATCTGGAGAGCCCTGGGCTGCAGTCTGCACAGCCCTCGCCTgagtctggggtgcctggggggacACAGGGCCCTGGCCCCAGGGAGGTGCCGCCCCTGCGACTGCTGCCGCCGGAGGACGCGTTTCCGGAGCAGAGCACCTGCCCGGAGAGCCCCAGACTGGagcctccctgggctccagggctcaGCCCCGGGCGCCCCAAGGTTTTCCAGCTGACCCCAGTCCCGCTGAGCTCCGAGAGCCCCCGCCCTGACCTCCAGGAGGCCCAGCAGGGACGGACGGGGGGCCCCGGCGCCCCCAGGACCCCGCTCGGCTTGGCCTTGCCCGCACTGCCCGCGGCCGCGGAGGGCCggccggaggaggaggaggaggacagcgAGGACAGCGACGAGTCCGACGAGGAGCTGCGCTGCTACAGCATCCAGGAGCCCAGCGAGGACAGCGAGGAGGAGGCGCCCCCGGTGCCCGTGGTGGTGGCCGAGAGCCAGGGCGCGCGCAAGCTGCGCAGTCTGCTCAAGATGCCCAGCCTGCTGTCCGAGGCCTTCTGCGAGGACCTGGAGCGCAAGAAGAAAGCCGTGTCCTTCTTCGACGACGTCACCGTCTACCTCTTCGACCAGGTGGGCGGGCGCCCCGGGCtctgcggggcggcggggctggggggggtggggggtgggggggtggggggggcgggcacggccccgcccccgcccggcacgccccgcccccgccggccgctGCAGCCCCGTGCCGCTCTGACCCTGCAGGAGAGCCCCACTCGGGAGCTCGGGGAGCCCTTCCCCGGCGCCAAGGAGTCGCCCCCCGCCTTCCCGGCGGGCAGCCCGCacgcccccggcgcccccgcccggcctccgCGGGCCGACACCGCCCCCGACGGCTCCGCGGCAGCAGAGGgtgagctgggggcggggcgtgccgggcgggggcggggcgcggaggggtGGGGCCTGCCGGGAGTGGGCGGGGCGTGTCGGGCGGGG
This window contains:
- the AATK gene encoding serine/threonine-protein kinase LMTK1 isoform X1, coding for MSSSFFNPSFAFSSHFDPDGAPLSELSWSSSLAVVAVSFSGLFTVIALMLACLCCKKGGIGFKEFENAEGEEYAAGFSAQGSPATGAQNGPDVYVLPLTEVSLPMAKQPGRSVQLLKSTDLGRHSLLYLEEVGHGWFGKVFLGEVNSGISSTQVVVKELKASASVQEQMQFLEEAQPYRALQHSNLLQCLAQCAEVTPYLLVMEFCPMGDLKGYLRSCRVAESMAPDPLTLQRMACEVACGVLHLHRNNYVHSDLALRNCLLAADLTVKIGDYGLSHGKYREDYFVTADQLWVPLRWIAPELVDEVHCNLLVVDQTKASNVWSLGVTIWELFELGAQPYPHHSDRQVLAYAVREQQLKLPKPQLQLTLSDRWYEVMQFCWLQPEQRPTAEEVHLLLSYLCAKGATEAEEEFEQRWRSLRPGGGGGGPGLAGLALGGAGELAATSSFPLLEQFAGDGFHADGDDVLTVTETSRGLNFEYKWEAGRGAEAFPPPGGAGSPGRASRLELCAPDGAPPGVVPVLSAHSPSLGSEYFIRLEEPTPAAGHEPDCAGCTPSPLAADLLPDAGDQDNDSEGSTAASLAMEPLLGHEPPAEGSWGHCDYYGRGSHARDPPCPLGSPSPGTLGLAQPGEEDTDWGAAAFCPPFLEDPLGTSPSGSSGARPSPGGEEVGEAEACRAAQLRHWSSNVSANNNSGSRAPGPWAPGCVGGCMGCCLGAEHALQAVPELARPLALEDAREPLLRLQGASSGLELGRCLGPPHLCPAGGLAPATCLVTSSWTQGAVGWGDSPQTEPRLAEEAEGSSRAQRPLPSIPAPSQEGALLPAEEAGALATLPALPLPAGSWETAPEVAPSPESRTGSPGLEAPVREDEDTTEATSGVFTDLSSDGPPAGKLDVTPAFCSLQKQVGTPDSVDSLDIPSSASDGGGCEVFSPLVTGTPGGQPRALDSGYDTENYESPEFVLKEAHEPCEPEAFGELVSEGESPGPKTQLPTSLGGFGEKNPYRDSAYFSDLDTDPEASSGPPEKGGGALASRLELDLESPGLQSAQPSPESGVPGGTQGPGPREVPPLRLLPPEDAFPEQSTCPESPRLEPPWAPGLSPGRPKVFQLTPVPLSSESPRPDLQEAQQGRTGGPGAPRTPLGLALPALPAAAEGRPEEEEEDSEDSDESDEELRCYSIQEPSEDSEEEAPPVPVVVAESQGARKLRSLLKMPSLLSEAFCEDLERKKKAVSFFDDVTVYLFDQESPTRELGEPFPGAKESPPAFPAGSPHAPGAPARPPRADTAPDGSAAAEGGGLAWGDGFPRGAVPEAAPPAAPPAAPPKPAAPGPFSRFTVSPAPASRFSITHVSDSDAGPVGGPVAGAGGSCEEA
- the AATK gene encoding serine/threonine-protein kinase LMTK1 isoform X2, translating into MQFLEEAQPYRALQHSNLLQCLAQCAEVTPYLLVMEFCPMGDLKGYLRSCRVAESMAPDPLTLQRMACEVACGVLHLHRNNYVHSDLALRNCLLAADLTVKIGDYGLSHGKYREDYFVTADQLWVPLRWIAPELVDEVHCNLLVVDQTKASNVWSLGVTIWELFELGAQPYPHHSDRQVLAYAVREQQLKLPKPQLQLTLSDRWYEVMQFCWLQPEQRPTAEEVHLLLSYLCAKGATEAEEEFEQRWRSLRPGGGGGGPGLAGLALGGAGELAATSSFPLLEQFAGDGFHADGDDVLTVTETSRGLNFEYKWEAGRGAEAFPPPGGAGSPGRASRLELCAPDGAPPGVVPVLSAHSPSLGSEYFIRLEEPTPAAGHEPDCAGCTPSPLAADLLPDAGDQDNDSEGSTAASLAMEPLLGHEPPAEGSWGHCDYYGRGSHARDPPCPLGSPSPGTLGLAQPGEEDTDWGAAAFCPPFLEDPLGTSPSGSSGARPSPGGEEVGEAEACRAAQLRHWSSNVSANNNSGSRAPGPWAPGCVGGCMGCCLGAEHALQAVPELARPLALEDAREPLLRLQGASSGLELGRCLGPPHLCPAGGLAPATCLVTSSWTQGAVGWGDSPQTEPRLAEEAEGSSRAQRPLPSIPAPSQEGALLPAEEAGALATLPALPLPAGSWETAPEVAPSPESRTGSPGLEAPVREDEDTTEATSGVFTDLSSDGPPAGKLDVTPAFCSLQKQVGTPDSVDSLDIPSSASDGGGCEVFSPLVTGTPGGQPRALDSGYDTENYESPEFVLKEAHEPCEPEAFGELVSEGESPGPKTQLPTSLGGFGEKNPYRDSAYFSDLDTDPEASSGPPEKGGGALASRLELDLESPGLQSAQPSPESGVPGGTQGPGPREVPPLRLLPPEDAFPEQSTCPESPRLEPPWAPGLSPGRPKVFQLTPVPLSSESPRPDLQEAQQGRTGGPGAPRTPLGLALPALPAAAEGRPEEEEEDSEDSDESDEELRCYSIQEPSEDSEEEAPPVPVVVAESQGARKLRSLLKMPSLLSEAFCEDLERKKKAVSFFDDVTVYLFDQESPTRELGEPFPGAKESPPAFPAGSPHAPGAPARPPRADTAPDGSAAAEGGGLAWGDGFPRGAVPEAAPPAAPPAAPPKPAAPGPFSRFTVSPAPASRFSITHVSDSDAGPVGGPVAGAGGSCEEA